The Photobacterium sp. TY1-4 DNA window TCGCTCGTCGCCGACGGGAAGGGTGTACGCCACCTCATCGTCCAGCGTGGATTGCATTTTGCTCAACGTACCTAACATTGCATCCTCTTGAAATGATTTTCATCCGGGACCTGTTGTACGGTCCTCATTGTTATCGGTCGTTATACAATGCCATTTCGGTATTTGGTAGGGAAATAGCATGCCTTTTTAGGGTAACCAATATTTGCCGACCTGGATACCGGCGGCCTGTTTGATCGCTCAATAAGAGTCACATCCGGTTTGAAAACAGCGGATTTGATATGCACTCGAGTGAATTATTGTAAATGTTTGTAAGTTTAGAGACGTGTATGTTTACTGAAGGTTACGGCTTGGTATGATTCTCTTATCCATAAAAACAAAGAGATGGAAGAATAATGATGAAGAAAGTAATACTAGGTGGTGTGTTACTCGCAGCAACCAGTGCTTCAGCGATGCCGTTTGAGAAGCCGGAAGATGCCATTCACTACCGTCAGTCGGCCTTCAGCATGATTGCAGCGAATTTCGGTAATATGGCTGACATGGTCAAAGGTCGTCAAGACTGGGACCAGGCAAAGTTCAGCCAGCGGGCGCTGTTTGTGTCGCAGCTGACGATGATGCCGGGCGAAGCCTTTGAAATGAAGGGCTCAGATAAAGGTGAGACCAAAGCACGTCCGGAAATCTGGTCGGATTGGGACGGTTTCTCTGCCAAACTGAACAAGTTCCAGTCAGATATGGCGAACCTGGCAAAAGTGTCTACCGAAGGTGATCAGCGTGCGACCATGAAAGCGTTTGGCGTTGCTGCGAAAAACTGCAAGTCTTGCCACAGCGATTATAAATACCGCTAAGCTGGCAATGCCATACAGGCTGCTGTTGATAGCAAGCTGCTTTGATAACAGGTCGTTTGTTGATAGCAGACAGTTTGTAATTAACGTGTCGATGAAATGGCGCGGATAAATAAAGGGTAAAGCTCAGGCTTTACCCTCTTTTGTATGTGCCGATCAGAACAGGTAAGGGATGATGTCCTGAGCAAAGTTGACATAGAGTACAGCGCCAATTCCAGCGAAAATCACCCAACCTAGCAGGCCGTTGCGGAGTTTAGGTGCTGATGCTGCCGGCAGTGGTTTGGTTCCGACAATCATCGGCTTGATCAGGTTTTCCTTTTTGAATAAATACAGCATGATTGCCCCCAGATGTAATCCGATGGCAGCCAGAATCAGATTGAAGTTCAGGGCATGGAGCAGAGTGAACAAACTGCTGGTATCGGCCGACACATACCGGGCCAGTGGTCCTTCAGAGACAATATCGTCATTGGCGAACAATCCGCTGGTGAGCTGGAAACCCAGCAGCAGGAAGAACGTGATCACCATGTAGCCGCCAGCGGGATTGTGGCCGACAACGGGTGTCGCGTCGCCGGTATTGCGGCGGATGGACCGTAAATAATCAATCACTTTACCGGGTGAATGGACAAAATGGTGAAAGCGCGCAGTATCGCTGCCAATCAGCCCCCACAGTAACCGGGTCAGCAAGAGGGCCAGGAGCAGGTAGGCAATGGCAAAATGCCAGTCCATCAAACCCTCGGTACCGGTATACCACAAGCCAACCACGGACAGTGCCTGAAGCCAATGGTAACCGCGAACAAAACCGTCCCAAATCGGCGTTGGTGTTTTCATGGTCTGTATCTCTCAGGTTAGAGTATCGAATGGCGGTATTTTTACAAAAATCATACTTTTACACCATGATATTAAGCGCATGTTTTCATATCTTTACAATTTGTTATGCCGATCGGACGGCTTGGCTTTTTCTCACTGAGTACTGGAGGGAAGCGGATTGAAAACAGCCATGCGTATCGGGTTGGAGTAGAGGCACAGCGGTCATCGAACAAGAGCGCCCAAAAAAGCCTGCGGGCAGCAGGCTTTGGGGAGCGATATGTCCGAACGGATGCATCGGTCAGCGGTTTTGAATCCGGTTGTAATCCAGCAGACCGGAATCAATGGGCTGGTTTTTGCGATACAAGGTGTTGAGGGTATCACTGAATGCCCA harbors:
- a CDS encoding c-type cytochrome — protein: MMKKVILGGVLLAATSASAMPFEKPEDAIHYRQSAFSMIAANFGNMADMVKGRQDWDQAKFSQRALFVSQLTMMPGEAFEMKGSDKGETKARPEIWSDWDGFSAKLNKFQSDMANLAKVSTEGDQRATMKAFGVAAKNCKSCHSDYKYR
- a CDS encoding cytochrome b/b6 domain-containing protein; the encoded protein is MKTPTPIWDGFVRGYHWLQALSVVGLWYTGTEGLMDWHFAIAYLLLALLLTRLLWGLIGSDTARFHHFVHSPGKVIDYLRSIRRNTGDATPVVGHNPAGGYMVITFFLLLGFQLTSGLFANDDIVSEGPLARYVSADTSSLFTLLHALNFNLILAAIGLHLGAIMLYLFKKENLIKPMIVGTKPLPAASAPKLRNGLLGWVIFAGIGAVLYVNFAQDIIPYLF